One genomic window of Hymenobacter sp. J193 includes the following:
- a CDS encoding glycoside hydrolase family 43 protein — MMRLSFPRVALLSFLLGAGSTPAAWAQQPPAATFRNPLRAEGPDPWVARQGGYYYYTHTTGENITLWKSKTLSGVKEAPAAVVWMPPATGPNSTQLWAPELHRLDGKWYLYYTATDKANPGDNSRFVFVLENAAADPTTGQWVDKGKVNTQHSGLDGSVFELGGKRYFLYSAYVGPQSVLAIAPMQNPWTLLPGKEVIIARPTFDWEKGGGRQILEGPEFLPGRQGQLLVVYSASACWDDNYALGMLTAPKGSDPLKPESWTKAAQPVFKPSAENGVWGTGHNCFTRSPDGREDWLVYHAKAAADGKCEGRSSRMQKFTWNPDGTPNFGAPVPLTQPQPKPSGE, encoded by the coding sequence ATGATGCGTCTGTCTTTCCCCCGCGTTGCGCTGCTTAGCTTTCTGCTGGGCGCCGGCTCAACCCCGGCGGCTTGGGCCCAACAGCCGCCGGCCGCCACCTTTCGCAACCCCTTGCGGGCCGAAGGACCTGACCCGTGGGTAGCGCGGCAAGGGGGCTATTACTACTACACCCACACCACGGGGGAGAACATCACGCTCTGGAAAAGCAAGACGCTGAGCGGGGTGAAGGAGGCCCCGGCGGCGGTGGTGTGGATGCCCCCAGCCACTGGTCCCAACTCAACCCAGCTATGGGCTCCGGAGCTGCACCGCCTCGACGGCAAGTGGTACCTCTACTACACCGCCACCGATAAGGCCAACCCCGGCGACAACAGCCGCTTTGTTTTTGTACTGGAAAATGCGGCGGCGGACCCCACCACGGGCCAGTGGGTAGACAAGGGGAAAGTGAATACCCAGCATTCCGGCCTCGACGGCTCGGTGTTTGAGCTCGGCGGCAAGCGGTATTTTCTGTACTCCGCCTACGTGGGACCGCAGAGCGTACTGGCCATTGCGCCCATGCAAAATCCCTGGACCCTGCTTCCCGGCAAAGAAGTCATTATTGCCCGGCCTACATTTGATTGGGAAAAGGGTGGGGGCCGCCAGATTCTGGAAGGTCCCGAGTTTCTGCCCGGCCGGCAGGGCCAGCTGCTGGTGGTGTACTCGGCCAGCGCCTGCTGGGACGACAACTACGCGCTGGGCATGCTCACGGCCCCTAAAGGCAGTGACCCGCTCAAGCCCGAGTCGTGGACTAAGGCTGCGCAACCCGTGTTCAAGCCCTCGGCCGAAAACGGCGTGTGGGGCACGGGCCACAACTGCTTTACCAGGTCGCCGGACGGGCGCGAGGACTGGTTGGTATACCACGCCAAAGCCGCCGCCGACGGCAAGTGCGAGGGCCGCAGCTCCCGCATGCAGAAGTTCACCTGGAACCCAGACGGTACGCCCAACTTCGGTGCGCCCGTACCCCTGACGCAGCCTCAGCCCAAACCCTCCGGTGAGTAG
- a CDS encoding RICIN domain-containing protein yields the protein MKQLLLFLALYLGTFGFVRPGQAQTSGNPVIPGYHADPEMNYFNGRYYIYPTTNEGTGGQDFHAFSSADLTNWRDEGVIFDVGPQCTWADYNGWAPSVVARNGKYYFYYSAEVKIGVAVGNSPTGPFTDLGRPLIGSDPYTVDIIDPHVFVDDNGQAYIYYGGSNGSKLVARRLNADMVSLTADAPVNITPQNYTEGPYVVKRNGTYYMTYSNGSWTNASYNVQYATSTSPLGPWTYRGSVLSSDAQNQGAGHHSITKIPGCDEYYITYHRYQNNNFSTRYVAIDRLYFTGDGAIQKVNMTNYGVALRVPGGACPVNNLVSGGTYKLTHKGTNQCLDVAGNSSAPNTNVQQYTDNGNDAQRWIVTLQTDGHYKLTHKGTNQCLDVDGNSAAAGANVQQYTDNGNNAQRWRLEAADGGYYKLTHKGTNQCLDVANNSSVPNTNVAQYTDNGSDAQRWQFTLINQDIVSGGTYKLTHKGTNQCLDVPDNSVTPGQALHQYTDNGSDAQRWVITLEADGYYKIRHRNTNLCLEVAGNSSAAGAVVQQWTDNGNNAQRWQIVPAGDGYVKLVHKGTNQCLDVDNNLSNPGTAVHQYTDNGNDAQRWKLDLMPLPLNSGRTALAARDEAPAGSLTAYPNPASSALTLSFVPQQSGAARLDVYSSTGQLVRHLALRAAAGVANTTSLATESLPAGLYRVQLTGAGPSQRCSVVVAH from the coding sequence ATGAAACAACTTCTGCTCTTTCTCGCGCTGTACCTCGGCACGTTCGGCTTTGTCCGGCCCGGCCAGGCCCAAACCAGCGGCAACCCTGTTATCCCCGGCTACCACGCCGACCCGGAGATGAACTACTTCAACGGGCGCTACTACATCTACCCAACCACCAACGAAGGCACCGGGGGCCAGGACTTTCACGCGTTTTCCTCGGCCGACCTCACCAACTGGCGCGACGAGGGCGTGATATTCGACGTGGGCCCGCAGTGCACCTGGGCCGACTACAACGGCTGGGCGCCCTCCGTGGTGGCCCGCAACGGCAAGTACTACTTCTATTACTCGGCGGAGGTGAAGATTGGGGTGGCCGTGGGCAACTCGCCTACCGGTCCGTTCACCGACCTGGGCCGCCCGCTCATTGGCTCCGACCCCTACACGGTGGATATTATCGACCCGCACGTGTTCGTGGATGATAACGGGCAGGCCTACATCTACTACGGCGGCTCCAATGGCAGCAAGCTGGTGGCCCGCCGCCTCAACGCCGACATGGTAAGCCTGACGGCCGATGCGCCCGTGAACATCACGCCCCAGAACTACACGGAAGGGCCTTACGTGGTGAAGCGCAACGGCACGTACTACATGACCTACTCCAACGGCTCCTGGACCAACGCCAGCTACAACGTGCAGTACGCTACCAGCACCTCCCCGCTAGGCCCCTGGACGTACCGCGGCTCGGTGCTTTCCTCGGACGCCCAGAACCAGGGTGCCGGCCACCACTCCATCACCAAGATTCCCGGCTGCGACGAGTACTACATCACCTACCACCGCTACCAGAACAACAATTTCTCCACCCGCTACGTGGCCATCGACCGGCTGTATTTCACGGGAGACGGGGCCATTCAGAAGGTGAACATGACCAACTACGGCGTGGCCCTGCGCGTGCCGGGTGGAGCGTGCCCCGTGAACAATCTGGTATCGGGCGGCACGTACAAACTCACGCACAAGGGCACCAATCAATGCCTGGACGTGGCCGGCAACAGCAGCGCCCCTAACACCAACGTGCAGCAGTACACCGACAATGGCAATGACGCCCAGCGCTGGATTGTGACGCTGCAGACCGACGGGCACTACAAGCTCACGCACAAGGGCACGAATCAGTGCTTGGACGTGGACGGCAACAGCGCCGCAGCCGGGGCCAACGTGCAGCAATACACCGACAACGGCAACAATGCCCAACGCTGGCGCCTGGAAGCCGCAGATGGGGGCTATTACAAGCTCACCCATAAAGGCACGAACCAATGCCTGGACGTAGCCAACAATAGCAGTGTGCCCAACACCAATGTAGCCCAGTACACCGATAACGGCAGCGACGCCCAGCGCTGGCAGTTCACGCTCATCAACCAGGATATCGTTTCGGGCGGCACGTATAAGCTCACGCATAAGGGCACCAATCAATGCCTTGACGTGCCCGATAACTCAGTCACGCCCGGCCAGGCCTTGCACCAGTACACCGATAACGGCAGTGATGCCCAGCGCTGGGTAATCACCCTGGAAGCCGACGGCTACTACAAAATCCGCCACCGCAATACCAACCTGTGCCTGGAAGTGGCCGGCAACAGCAGCGCGGCCGGCGCCGTGGTGCAGCAGTGGACCGACAATGGCAACAATGCCCAACGCTGGCAGATTGTACCCGCGGGCGACGGGTACGTGAAGCTAGTGCACAAGGGCACCAACCAGTGCCTCGACGTAGACAACAACCTTTCCAACCCTGGCACCGCCGTGCATCAGTACACCGACAACGGGAACGACGCCCAGCGCTGGAAGCTCGACCTGATGCCGCTGCCCCTGAACAGCGGCCGCACCGCCCTGGCCGCCCGCGACGAAGCCCCCGCGGGCAGTCTGACGGCCTACCCAAATCCGGCTAGCTCGGCCCTCACCCTGTCCTTTGTGCCCCAGCAATCGGGCGCCGCCCGCCTGGACGTGTACAGCAGCACTGGTCAGCTGGTGCGCCACCTGGCCTTGCGGGCTGCGGCGGGCGTAGCCAACACTACTTCGCTGGCAACCGAAAGCCTGCCCGCCGGCCTGTACCGGGTTCAGCTGACGGGTGCGGGCCCCAGCCAGCGCTGCTCGGTAGTCGTCGCGCACTAA
- a CDS encoding glycoside hydrolase family 43 protein has product MPSRRNFLQQASAGLASLALLNNAACSAAARTYTNPVYAGQFPDPFVLRHEGRYYAFGTTGQGRTPDGRIFTLLTSDNLVDWKPAGGALTPPAGAEGADFWAPEVMFHNGTFYMYYSMGGGAIGASVGHRLHVATSKAPQGPYTQVALLDVPASKFTIDAHAFQDTDGQWYLFYARDFIDTDNGYRPGTGLVVDRLLDMTRLAGESRTVMRARHDWTVFEKNRTMPLYGGQTFAEWHTLEGPFVRKHEGKYYCFYSGANFLTPRYGVDFCVADSIMGPYSEAGGGQGPRVLAAVAGHVRGPGHHSHVLSPDGKTEYLVYHAWNKEMTERQLCIDPLTWTARGPRCQGPTYTPRPLP; this is encoded by the coding sequence ATGCCTTCCCGTCGCAACTTTCTCCAACAGGCCTCTGCTGGCCTGGCTTCTCTGGCCCTGCTGAACAACGCCGCCTGCTCCGCGGCGGCCCGCACCTACACCAACCCCGTGTACGCCGGCCAGTTTCCCGACCCGTTTGTGCTGCGCCACGAAGGCCGCTACTATGCCTTTGGCACCACCGGGCAGGGCCGCACCCCCGATGGGCGCATCTTCACCCTGCTCACCTCCGATAACCTGGTCGACTGGAAACCAGCCGGGGGTGCCCTCACGCCGCCGGCCGGGGCCGAGGGAGCCGACTTCTGGGCCCCCGAAGTGATGTTCCACAACGGCACGTTTTACATGTACTACTCCATGGGAGGCGGCGCCATTGGGGCCTCCGTGGGCCACCGCCTGCACGTGGCTACCAGCAAAGCACCCCAAGGCCCCTACACCCAGGTGGCGCTGCTGGATGTGCCCGCCAGCAAGTTTACCATCGACGCCCACGCCTTCCAGGATACCGACGGGCAGTGGTACCTGTTCTACGCCCGCGACTTTATCGACACGGACAACGGCTACCGCCCCGGCACCGGACTGGTGGTAGACCGGCTCCTGGACATGACGCGCCTGGCCGGGGAAAGCCGCACTGTGATGCGGGCCCGCCACGACTGGACGGTGTTTGAGAAAAACCGCACCATGCCGCTCTACGGCGGCCAGACCTTTGCGGAGTGGCACACGCTGGAAGGTCCTTTCGTGCGTAAGCACGAGGGCAAGTACTACTGCTTCTACAGCGGTGCCAACTTCCTCACGCCCCGCTACGGCGTCGACTTCTGCGTGGCCGACTCCATTATGGGGCCCTACTCGGAGGCGGGGGGCGGGCAAGGGCCGCGGGTACTGGCGGCCGTGGCCGGCCACGTGCGCGGGCCTGGCCACCACTCCCACGTGCTCAGCCCCGATGGCAAAACCGAATACCTGGTGTACCATGCCTGGAACAAGGAAATGACAGAGCGCCAGCTTTGCATTGATCCGCTGACCTGGACAGCCCGGGGCCCACGCTGTCAGGGTCCGACGTACACTCCCCGGCCCTTGCCCTAA
- a CDS encoding LacI family DNA-binding transcriptional regulator yields the protein MARTRASITDLAQQLGVSVSTVSRALSDHPGISEVTKKRVWKLAKELHYQPNHLAAGLRKGRSNLLGVLVPHIDGHFFTLVVKGIETIASKAGYNIMICQSNEDVTHERKNIETLLSAQVEGILVSMSRTTRDFKHFEKVRKQEIPLVFFDRVLDGLDVNAVVLDDREGGYQSTKHLISQGCRRIAHFGGPQHLNIYKNRRQGYVDALLEAGMPIEEELFFYCDMTLEDGIAGMQQMLRLPHPPDAIFSASDFSVVGALQELKRQGFRSPQDIALAGFSNETFTSLTEPMLTSVDQRCEQMGQSAVRLFLEMLEERGSKFSPRRIVLQPDLLVRTSSQRLAK from the coding sequence TTGGCACGTACAAGAGCATCCATCACCGACCTGGCCCAGCAGCTGGGCGTATCGGTTTCCACGGTTTCCCGGGCCCTCAGCGACCATCCTGGCATCAGTGAGGTCACCAAAAAGCGGGTGTGGAAGCTGGCCAAGGAGCTACACTACCAGCCCAACCACCTGGCAGCCGGCCTGCGCAAAGGGCGCAGCAACCTGCTGGGCGTGCTGGTGCCCCACATCGATGGGCACTTCTTTACGTTGGTAGTGAAAGGCATCGAAACCATTGCCTCCAAGGCCGGCTACAACATAATGATCTGCCAGTCGAACGAGGACGTGACGCACGAGCGTAAGAACATCGAAACCCTGCTCAGCGCGCAGGTAGAGGGGATTCTGGTTTCGATGTCGCGCACTACCCGGGACTTCAAGCACTTCGAGAAGGTGCGGAAGCAGGAAATTCCGCTGGTATTCTTCGACCGGGTGCTGGACGGGCTGGACGTGAATGCCGTGGTGCTCGACGACCGGGAGGGCGGCTACCAGTCCACCAAGCACCTGATTTCGCAGGGCTGCCGCCGCATTGCCCACTTCGGCGGGCCGCAGCACCTGAATATTTACAAAAACCGGCGCCAGGGCTACGTGGATGCCTTGCTGGAGGCCGGAATGCCCATCGAGGAAGAGCTGTTTTTCTACTGCGACATGACCCTGGAGGACGGCATTGCCGGCATGCAACAGATGCTGCGGCTGCCTCACCCTCCTGACGCCATCTTTTCTGCCAGTGACTTCTCGGTGGTGGGTGCCCTGCAGGAGCTGAAGCGGCAGGGCTTCCGCTCTCCCCAGGATATTGCCCTGGCCGGGTTCAGCAACGAAACCTTCACCTCCCTCACCGAGCCCATGCTCACGTCGGTGGACCAGCGCTGCGAGCAGATGGGCCAGTCGGCGGTGCGGCTGTTTCTGGAAATGCTGGAAGAGCGCGGCAGCAAGTTTTCCCCGCGCCGCATCGTGCTGCAGCCCGATCTGCTGGTTCGCACGTCTTCGCAGCGGCTTGCTAAGTAA
- a CDS encoding DUF2490 domain-containing protein: MNKAACAVGLLGALLGGISQARAQTPGTWGTWFIGTVQLPGTPEKKWGGYAEVQARTNGLFSQYFYNELKGGLSYDLDKNFTVMLAGGRYATYKPKEVAEGPLNTEKRLWLQITLNQYMARLRVEHRYRLEQRWFSYSGDSSGTRNRLRYRLNTFLPLNKSSIGPGTVFLSVYDEIFLNPKGPVFERNRVYVGAGYQFNKHLTAQAGWVHQANYNLPVYKQGQFIPQNTSAKNNVVLAFTYRLGRRTATTTPEHLPSQQD; this comes from the coding sequence ATGAACAAAGCCGCGTGCGCAGTGGGCCTCCTGGGGGCATTGTTGGGAGGAATCAGCCAGGCCCGGGCCCAGACGCCGGGCACCTGGGGCACCTGGTTTATTGGCACGGTGCAGCTGCCCGGCACGCCCGAGAAGAAGTGGGGCGGCTACGCCGAGGTGCAGGCCCGCACCAACGGCTTGTTCAGCCAGTACTTCTACAATGAGCTGAAGGGCGGCCTGAGCTACGACCTGGACAAGAACTTCACGGTGATGCTGGCCGGGGGGCGCTACGCCACTTACAAGCCCAAAGAAGTAGCCGAAGGCCCCCTGAATACGGAGAAGCGCCTGTGGCTGCAGATTACCCTTAACCAGTACATGGCGCGCCTGCGGGTAGAGCACCGCTACCGCCTGGAGCAGCGGTGGTTTAGCTACAGCGGCGACAGTAGCGGCACGCGCAACCGCCTGCGCTACCGCCTGAACACGTTTCTGCCCCTCAACAAAAGCTCCATCGGGCCCGGCACGGTCTTTCTCTCGGTGTACGATGAAATCTTTCTGAACCCGAAAGGGCCGGTGTTTGAGCGCAACCGCGTGTACGTCGGCGCCGGCTACCAGTTCAACAAGCACCTCACCGCCCAGGCCGGCTGGGTGCACCAGGCCAACTACAACCTGCCGGTTTACAAGCAGGGGCAATTTATTCCGCAGAACACTTCGGCCAAAAACAACGTGGTGCTGGCCTTCACGTACCGCCTGGGCCGCCGGACTGCCACTACCACGCCCGAACACCTGCCCTCGCAGCAGGACTAA
- a CDS encoding flavin reductase family protein: protein MLHLTAADIHAAERIYRLNLVNGLPGFKPANLVGTAAPDGVTNLAIFSSALHLGSDPPLLGLVTRPTSVPRHTYQNLRSSGCYTLNHVPEALAAAAHYTSADFASGISEFEACGFTPIYRDGFAAPYVAESAVCIGLRLQQELSISNGTVLLVGAVEHVYLREEGLRPDGTLDLAALGTACISGLDGYHSVAPPVRFGYARVGQPPGPLR from the coding sequence ATGCTGCATCTCACCGCTGCCGACATTCACGCCGCTGAGCGAATCTACCGCCTGAATCTGGTAAACGGCTTGCCCGGGTTCAAGCCGGCCAACCTGGTAGGCACGGCGGCGCCCGATGGGGTTACCAACCTGGCCATCTTCAGCTCGGCCCTGCACCTGGGCTCCGACCCACCCCTGTTAGGCTTGGTCACGCGGCCCACCTCCGTGCCCCGGCACACCTACCAGAACCTGCGCAGCAGCGGCTGCTACACCCTCAACCATGTGCCCGAAGCCCTGGCCGCGGCGGCCCACTACACTTCCGCCGACTTTGCTTCCGGGATATCGGAGTTCGAAGCCTGCGGCTTTACCCCCATCTACCGCGACGGGTTTGCGGCGCCCTACGTGGCCGAAAGCGCCGTTTGCATAGGGCTGCGGCTGCAGCAGGAGCTGTCCATATCCAACGGCACGGTACTGCTGGTAGGCGCCGTAGAGCACGTATACCTGCGCGAGGAAGGCCTGCGCCCGGATGGCACCCTGGACTTAGCCGCCCTGGGCACCGCCTGCATCTCCGGCCTCGACGGCTACCATAGTGTAGCGCCGCCGGTGCGCTTTGGCTATGCCCGGGTGGGGCAGCCGCCCGGGCCTCTCCGGTAG
- a CDS encoding zinc ribbon domain-containing protein — translation MIIFGTKNSLVRTMPQPGLVCPSCANSEQMHLSVFSRYLHIYWIPLLPFAKTAVAQCLHCKGTWAQKELPAEASGMRQALETLKKQTRAPWWHWVGLLLLLAVAAFGLWMSGRNKEDNATYLAAPQAGDVYTVRKNDSTSEYSLLKVVSTQGNTVELVANEYATTNAHPLNKLNDPAKYSKQAFSLSRLDLQVMQQKGQLTDVDRLGK, via the coding sequence ATGATTATCTTCGGAACTAAAAACTCCCTTGTGCGCACTATGCCTCAGCCGGGGCTGGTTTGCCCGTCTTGCGCCAACTCCGAGCAGATGCATCTGAGCGTGTTTAGCCGCTACCTCCACATCTACTGGATTCCGCTGTTGCCCTTTGCCAAGACCGCCGTAGCGCAGTGCCTGCACTGCAAAGGCACCTGGGCGCAGAAGGAACTGCCCGCCGAGGCGTCCGGTATGCGGCAGGCCCTGGAAACCCTGAAAAAGCAAACAAGGGCGCCGTGGTGGCATTGGGTGGGGCTGCTGCTGCTACTGGCGGTGGCTGCCTTTGGGCTGTGGATGAGTGGCCGCAACAAAGAGGATAATGCCACCTACCTGGCTGCCCCGCAGGCGGGCGACGTTTACACCGTGCGCAAAAACGATTCGACCAGCGAGTACAGCCTGCTGAAAGTGGTGAGCACTCAGGGCAACACGGTAGAGCTGGTAGCCAACGAGTACGCCACCACTAACGCGCATCCGCTGAATAAGCTGAATGACCCGGCCAAGTACAGCAAACAGGCTTTTTCGCTTTCGCGGCTGGACCTGCAGGTGATGCAGCAGAAAGGTCAGCTAACAGACGTTGACCGGCTGGGGAAGTAA
- a CDS encoding PAS domain-containing sensor histidine kinase, with protein MPDSATSAPAANSIEAELQRLRAENERLRAASAPAPSAAYEQSQVRFRTVFENTPLGQKIIDPDLNILQANQALADMLGFGKAEELVGKRILDFAHPDHLADWSKLQESLWAHKKPSFVLETCLVRPDGTSFWCQVTSVLFPDDGGELGYTTLEDISERKKLAINHKRLYDAQETILHLAAHDLKSPISNIQLLVDLLKREEALQELKPADTQQHVQKLLSLIEQSCTEAGVLLKDVLYLGQLEATKLEKHQTDLGAFLSERLQVFQVVAQDKGIDLELDLPRETLTANIHADKFGRILDNLLTNAMNFTPPGGSICVRLQQHEGHIRLVVKDTGLGIPPELQAKVFDKFSTASRSGLYGDTTTGLGLFITKQIVELHEGKIWLESKEQEGTTFFIDLA; from the coding sequence ATGCCCGATTCTGCTACTTCCGCGCCCGCTGCCAACTCCATCGAAGCCGAACTCCAGCGCCTGCGGGCCGAGAATGAACGCCTGCGCGCGGCTTCTGCGCCCGCGCCCAGCGCCGCCTACGAGCAAAGCCAGGTTCGCTTCCGGACGGTGTTCGAGAATACGCCCCTGGGGCAGAAAATCATCGACCCCGACCTGAACATTCTCCAGGCCAACCAGGCGCTGGCCGATATGCTGGGCTTCGGGAAGGCCGAGGAGCTGGTGGGCAAGCGCATCCTCGACTTTGCCCACCCCGACCACCTGGCCGACTGGAGCAAGCTGCAGGAAAGCCTCTGGGCCCACAAGAAACCTTCCTTTGTGCTGGAAACCTGCCTGGTGCGGCCGGATGGAACCTCCTTCTGGTGCCAGGTAACGTCGGTGCTGTTTCCCGACGACGGCGGTGAGCTGGGCTACACTACCCTGGAGGATATTTCGGAGCGCAAGAAGCTGGCCATCAACCACAAGCGCCTCTACGACGCCCAGGAAACTATCCTACACCTGGCTGCCCACGACCTGAAAAGCCCCATCAGCAACATTCAGCTGCTGGTGGATTTGCTCAAGCGCGAGGAAGCCCTGCAGGAGCTAAAGCCCGCCGATACGCAGCAGCATGTACAAAAGCTGCTGTCGTTGATTGAGCAGTCGTGCACGGAGGCGGGGGTGCTGCTGAAAGATGTGCTCTACCTAGGCCAGCTGGAAGCCACCAAGCTGGAAAAGCACCAAACCGACCTGGGGGCCTTCCTTTCCGAGCGGCTGCAGGTGTTCCAGGTGGTGGCCCAGGACAAAGGCATCGACCTGGAGCTGGACCTGCCCCGGGAAACGCTGACGGCCAACATCCACGCCGATAAGTTTGGCCGCATCCTCGACAACCTGCTGACCAACGCCATGAACTTTACCCCGCCCGGGGGCAGCATTTGCGTGCGCCTGCAGCAGCACGAGGGCCACATCCGGCTGGTGGTGAAGGATACTGGCCTGGGCATTCCGCCGGAGCTGCAGGCTAAAGTGTTCGACAAGTTCAGCACGGCCTCCCGCTCGGGCCTCTACGGCGACACCACCACCGGGCTGGGGTTGTTCATCACCAAGCAGATTGTGGAGCTGCACGAGGGCAAGATCTGGCTGGAAAGCAAAGAGCAGGAAGGCACCACCTTCTTCATCGACCTGGCCTAA
- a CDS encoding sterol desaturase family protein, translated as MLLLDSLKALPWQVALLLFLVENLVVLLLAVGFGYLLQWLFGKGRALGPLYHPVTRPEIGLAFCTLLLNTGITYAGFWLWQQGLIQIRTDVSYRVLLDFLVLFLGMDLLMYVFHYLIHHTVLYRWVHGLHHHYTSPQPLDLFVLHPIETVGFGGLWLLLMYVYPASFAAIVAYLTVNVLFGVLGHCGVEPFPASWARHPLLKHLGSSGFHFQHHQHDTHNFGFYTSLWDRLFGTYASGLTPGPDSLTPGPSPVERGA; from the coding sequence ATGCTCCTGCTCGATTCCCTGAAAGCCCTGCCCTGGCAGGTCGCGCTGCTCCTGTTTCTGGTTGAGAACCTGGTGGTGCTGCTACTGGCCGTGGGTTTTGGGTACCTGCTCCAATGGCTGTTTGGCAAGGGCCGGGCGTTGGGACCCCTCTACCACCCGGTGACGCGCCCGGAAATCGGGCTGGCTTTCTGCACCCTGCTCCTCAACACCGGCATTACCTACGCGGGCTTCTGGCTGTGGCAGCAGGGCCTTATCCAGATCCGGACGGATGTTTCCTACCGCGTGCTGCTCGATTTCCTGGTACTGTTCCTGGGCATGGACCTGCTGATGTACGTGTTCCACTACCTCATTCACCACACCGTGCTCTACCGCTGGGTGCACGGCCTGCACCACCACTACACCAGCCCCCAGCCCCTTGATTTGTTTGTGCTGCACCCCATCGAAACGGTGGGCTTCGGCGGGCTCTGGCTGCTGCTGATGTATGTGTACCCCGCTAGTTTTGCCGCCATTGTGGCCTACCTCACCGTGAACGTGCTGTTTGGGGTGCTGGGCCACTGCGGCGTCGAGCCGTTTCCGGCGTCCTGGGCCCGCCACCCCCTGCTCAAGCACCTGGGCTCCTCCGGCTTCCACTTCCAGCACCACCAGCACGACACCCACAACTTCGGCTTCTATACCTCCCTCTGGGACCGGCTGTTTGGTACGTATGCGAGTGGCCTCACCCCCGGCCCCGATAGCCTCACCCCCGGCCCCTCTCCCGTAGAGAGGGGAGCCTGA